A window of Rhodospirillaceae bacterium contains these coding sequences:
- a CDS encoding putative DNA-binding domain-containing protein, which yields MEFIKIQQLFLRYILYGEYHPSLDKLIKGDIINPMERLNIYRNNTFISLQECLKSTFPVSQQILGEKFFTQAARKYIIDFPPTNGCLIFYGENFSKFLSSLIEIKDWPYIIDVASFEYAMQQSFYAEDYPVLTAEDLSLIPAEKYGDLVLNFQPSLQLIQSFYPIDDIWSIHNDHSIEQMVELKIIKAKNPENYLVYRLNNTVYFEKIDQDEAGFIQHLKQGMTFEKAFSVISNIYPNFNLTKTIRRLIQFQVLTSYNT from the coding sequence ATGGAATTTATCAAGATCCAACAGCTATTCTTGCGGTATATTTTGTATGGGGAATATCACCCATCTTTAGATAAATTAATTAAAGGTGATATTATAAACCCTATGGAGCGTCTTAATATTTACCGCAATAATACCTTCATTAGCTTACAAGAATGTTTGAAGTCCACTTTTCCCGTATCGCAGCAAATTCTTGGGGAAAAGTTTTTTACCCAAGCAGCTAGAAAATACATTATTGATTTCCCGCCAACCAATGGTTGTTTGATATTTTATGGGGAAAATTTTTCAAAATTTTTATCTTCCCTGATAGAAATTAAGGATTGGCCCTATATCATTGATGTTGCATCTTTTGAATATGCGATGCAGCAATCTTTTTATGCAGAAGATTATCCAGTCTTAACAGCGGAAGATCTCTCCTTAATACCAGCAGAAAAATACGGCGACCTAGTGCTGAATTTTCAGCCTTCCTTGCAATTGATTCAATCGTTTTATCCTATTGATGACATCTGGTCTATTCATAATGATCATTCAATCGAGCAAATGGTTGAATTGAAAATTATTAAGGCAAAGAACCCTGAAAACTATTTGGTTTACCGGCTAAATAATACAGTTTATTTTGAGAAAATTGATCAAGATGAGGCAGGTTTTATTCAGCATTTGAAACAAGGTATGACTTTTGAAAAAGCGTTTTCTGTTATCTCCAATATTTACCCGAATTTTAATCTGACCAAAACGATCCGACGGTTGATCCAGTTTCAAGTCCTAACTAGTTATAATACTTAA
- a CDS encoding TerC family protein — MLVEFLDQLLWGSFLGKEGWFWLIFFSLVTFLLILDLGVFHKKDHEISVKESLYTSLGYIVIALLFGAWIWYSLGDEAGKNYLTGFLVEKTLAIDNIFVISLIFSFFAIPRIYQHRVLFWGIIGVIVLRGIMIGLGSTLVQQYHWVLYVFGVFLLLTGVKMLLFINHEPQLEKNILIKLLRRLLPVTKELRGNSFFSREATHENPGKKRLFVTPLFLALIMVEIIDLIFAVDSIPAIFAITQDTYIVYTSNIFAVLGLRALYFALAAIIHKFHYLKYALAMILIFIGSKIFVADLFDGKFPAELSLAVTLILLIGGILYSIFKTRPSKL; from the coding sequence ATGCTTGTGGAATTTTTAGATCAATTATTGTGGGGATCTTTTCTTGGCAAAGAAGGTTGGTTCTGGCTTATATTTTTCAGCCTGGTTACTTTTTTATTGATTCTTGATTTAGGTGTTTTTCATAAAAAAGATCATGAGATTTCTGTCAAGGAAAGCTTGTATACGAGCTTAGGATACATTGTCATTGCCCTGTTATTTGGAGCGTGGATTTGGTATTCGTTGGGGGATGAGGCAGGGAAAAACTATCTGACAGGATTTTTGGTTGAAAAAACTTTAGCCATAGATAACATTTTTGTTATTTCGCTTATTTTCAGCTTCTTTGCTATTCCAAGGATTTATCAGCACCGAGTGCTTTTCTGGGGAATTATTGGAGTTATTGTTTTACGTGGCATTATGATTGGGTTAGGATCCACTCTTGTGCAACAATATCACTGGGTTTTATATGTTTTTGGCGTGTTTTTATTGTTAACCGGCGTAAAAATGCTTTTGTTCATAAACCATGAACCCCAATTAGAAAAGAACATTCTTATTAAATTGTTGCGCCGTCTGCTGCCGGTGACCAAAGAGCTCAGGGGAAATAGTTTTTTCTCAAGGGAAGCTACCCATGAAAACCCAGGAAAGAAACGTTTATTTGTTACGCCGCTATTCCTGGCTTTAATAATGGTTGAAATTATTGATTTAATTTTTGCGGTTGATAGTATTCCGGCAATTTTTGCTATTACCCAAGATACCTACATTGTCTACACAAGCAATATTTTTGCGGTTCTTGGTTTAAGGGCATTGTATTTTGCACTTGCAGCTATCATCCACAAATTTCATTACCTAAAATACGCTTTGGCCATGATTCTGATATTTATTGGTAGTAAGATTTTTGTCGCAGATTTGTTTGATGGTAAATTTCCCGCTGAACTTTCTTTGGCTGTGACGCTTATATTACTGATTGGCGGGATTTTATATTCAATATTCAAAACAAGGCCTTCAAAGCTATGA
- a CDS encoding competence/damage-inducible protein A — protein MPETKKIEAAIIIIGNEILSGRTQDTNLQYIAIKLAEKGIYLREVRVIPDVKSNIIATVQELSMKYNYVFTTGGIGPTHDDITTESIAEAFRRKVILNPIAKQILEKYYNSESLNNARLKMACLPEGAELIDNPISAAPGFKLNNVYVFAGVPIIMQAMLHNVLPTLIQGNPIVSIVLKVESGESKIAGELQTIQDKYQDVDIGSYPFLQNSKPMTNIVFRGKNNIHIDQAIADTKSMLQQLSIFFVQASV, from the coding sequence ATGCCTGAAACAAAAAAAATTGAAGCGGCAATTATCATTATTGGCAATGAGATATTATCTGGGCGTACCCAAGATACGAACCTTCAATACATTGCTATAAAACTGGCAGAAAAGGGGATATATCTCCGTGAAGTGAGGGTAATTCCTGATGTTAAATCCAACATTATTGCGACCGTACAAGAATTATCCATGAAATATAATTATGTTTTCACAACCGGGGGTATAGGGCCGACACATGACGATATTACCACGGAATCAATTGCTGAAGCGTTCCGGCGAAAAGTCATTCTAAATCCTATAGCCAAGCAAATTTTAGAAAAATATTACAATTCGGAATCATTGAATAATGCCAGGCTTAAAATGGCCTGCCTTCCAGAAGGTGCCGAATTAATTGATAACCCAATCAGCGCTGCGCCGGGATTTAAGTTAAATAATGTGTATGTTTTTGCAGGTGTTCCCATTATTATGCAGGCGATGTTACATAATGTTCTGCCAACGTTAATTCAAGGAAACCCGATTGTTTCTATAGTGCTCAAAGTTGAAAGCGGGGAAAGCAAAATTGCAGGTGAACTTCAAACTATCCAGGATAAATACCAAGATGTTGATATTGGAAGTTATCCTTTCCTGCAAAACAGCAAGCCTATGACAAATATTGTTTTTCGGGGAAAAAACAATATTCATATTGATCAAGCAATAGCCGATACCAAATCAATGCTGCAGCAGCTTTCCATTTTTTTCGTCCAGGCTAGTGTCTAA
- a CDS encoding folate-binding protein YgfZ, producing the protein MRALIKIEGLNRKEFLNRLVTNDVMRVSTNHTVYSALLNPQGKYLHDFFIIEILEYLLIDIAADEKEEFMKRLRLYQLKSNIEITDVSQNWKIQYLKLKYFPDLLPQFAENALERGDTFYDASYGWFIVDPRHQELGLRWLSNGQLTQNVPVDYFFTHEEQEKNRMSLSIPKGRLDLIADKSFPLENNFDEIGAISWKKGCYVGQEVTARMKYRLMPKKKLFPVWLEHPIISERQKIMTNDQQEVGEICSTHLTCGLALCRLEYIVNTSQSHSPSFFVLFQNKQVKIKILQS; encoded by the coding sequence GTGCGCGCTTTAATTAAAATTGAAGGCTTAAATAGGAAAGAATTCCTCAACCGATTAGTTACCAACGATGTTATGCGCGTTTCAACGAACCATACGGTATATTCTGCCTTACTCAATCCTCAAGGAAAATATTTACACGATTTTTTTATCATAGAAATACTTGAATATTTGTTAATTGATATTGCCGCCGATGAAAAAGAGGAGTTTATGAAGCGGTTAAGATTGTATCAATTAAAAAGCAATATTGAAATCACTGACGTCAGTCAAAATTGGAAAATACAATATTTAAAACTTAAGTACTTTCCAGACCTTCTTCCTCAGTTTGCAGAAAATGCTCTTGAAAGAGGAGATACTTTCTATGATGCCTCATACGGATGGTTTATTGTTGACCCTAGGCATCAAGAGCTTGGGTTGCGCTGGTTATCTAATGGGCAACTAACACAAAATGTTCCTGTTGATTATTTCTTTACACATGAAGAGCAAGAAAAAAACAGGATGTCACTTTCTATCCCCAAGGGGCGGTTAGATTTAATAGCTGATAAATCGTTTCCTTTAGAGAATAATTTTGATGAAATAGGTGCTATCAGTTGGAAAAAAGGCTGTTATGTAGGGCAAGAAGTAACCGCACGAATGAAATATCGGCTGATGCCCAAAAAGAAGTTGTTCCCTGTTTGGCTTGAACATCCAATTATATCGGAACGTCAAAAAATTATGACAAATGACCAACAGGAAGTTGGAGAAATTTGCTCAACCCATCTTACCTGTGGTTTGGCCTTATGCCGTTTAGAATATATAGTCAATACTTCACAATCCCATTCACCATCTTTCTTTGTTTTATTCCAAAACAAGCAAGTTAAGATAAAAATCCTTCAATCATAA
- a CDS encoding DoxX family protein, with protein MEEPSPPSVRCHKNFILSFYKILEMIPEAIPAFILRLGVSLVFFRSGLAKLQENSWALSQQTIFLFRDEYHMPFPELTAYVAASVELFAPLMLLFGIGSRIAAAAMLGMTLVIQIFVYPESYPDHLMWLGPLLYIVLRGPGGLSFDYLFRKTIDK; from the coding sequence ATGGAAGAACCTTCTCCGCCTTCAGTCAGGTGCCACAAAAATTTTATATTAAGTTTTTATAAAATATTAGAAATGATACCGGAAGCGATACCAGCTTTTATCCTAAGATTAGGGGTTTCATTAGTTTTTTTTCGCTCCGGTTTAGCCAAGCTACAAGAAAATAGTTGGGCTTTATCGCAACAAACCATATTTTTGTTCCGCGATGAATATCATATGCCATTTCCCGAGCTAACTGCTTATGTAGCTGCATCGGTTGAACTGTTTGCACCCTTAATGCTGTTATTTGGTATAGGTAGTCGTATAGCTGCCGCCGCCATGTTAGGAATGACCCTGGTAATCCAGATATTTGTTTACCCGGAAAGTTACCCTGATCATTTAATGTGGTTAGGCCCTTTACTATATATTGTCCTCCGTGGTCCAGGCGGTCTATCCTTTGATTATTTATTTCGTAAAACTATCGATAAATAA
- the cobA gene encoding uroporphyrinogen-III C-methyltransferase, with translation MVEKTFSNVPFKPIFKAGNVWLVGAGPGDPSLLTIAAYKAIQEADIIVYDALVSEEILKLAPSKAKLHFAGKRGGKPSANQSDISQKLIDWAKQGNKVLRLKGGDPLIFARGGEELLTLAKAKIHFYIIPGVTAALAAAAAMPIPLTIREENSSVTFVTGHILSKELEGLLKNFATGLAPPVMVIYMGLQNLPAILHCLIQSGYSKHHPIAIIGHASNHNQKILVINIEDFLNDCSAHMLTLIPPAIIILGPVVQYYTELSHYLLT, from the coding sequence ATGGTAGAAAAAACTTTCTCAAACGTACCTTTTAAGCCAATTTTTAAAGCTGGAAATGTGTGGTTGGTGGGTGCGGGCCCTGGCGATCCTTCGCTTTTAACTATTGCTGCCTATAAAGCCATACAAGAAGCTGATATTATCGTGTATGATGCTTTGGTTTCGGAAGAAATTTTAAAACTGGCCCCTTCAAAAGCTAAATTACATTTTGCTGGGAAAAGAGGGGGGAAACCTTCCGCTAATCAATCGGATATCTCACAAAAATTAATTGATTGGGCAAAACAAGGCAATAAAGTACTGCGTTTAAAAGGTGGAGATCCACTCATTTTTGCAAGAGGGGGTGAAGAATTACTGACGCTCGCAAAAGCAAAAATCCATTTTTATATTATACCCGGGGTTACAGCAGCCCTTGCCGCCGCAGCTGCAATGCCTATTCCATTAACTATTAGGGAAGAAAATTCGTCCGTAACGTTTGTCACCGGCCATATCTTATCTAAAGAATTAGAGGGGTTATTAAAAAATTTTGCCACTGGCCTTGCCCCCCCCGTGATGGTTATTTACATGGGGTTGCAGAATTTACCTGCCATCCTTCATTGCCTTATTCAAAGTGGATATAGCAAGCATCATCCCATTGCCATTATCGGGCATGCTTCAAACCATAATCAAAAGATTCTAGTTATTAATATTGAAGATTTTTTAAATGATTGTTCTGCACATATGTTAACCCTTATCCCACCCGCGATTATTATTTTGGGGCCAGTTGTCCAATATTACACAGAACTATCCCATTACTTATTAACGTAA
- the map gene encoding type I methionyl aminopeptidase, which translates to MSNAGALAAACLDFITPHVVPGVTTEKLNVLCHDFIINHQATPAPLNYKGYPKSICTSVNHVVCHGIPSERPLIEGDILNIDITVILDGWHGDTSRMFAVGKIALKAQRLIDVTYQAMMLGIAAAMPGNTLGDIGYAIQNYVEKHQFSVVRDFCGHGIGKVFHDEPNILHYGLPSTGLKLQPGMFFTIEPMINIGKPDVKILADGWTAVTRDRSLSAQYEHTIGITETGAIIFTLSS; encoded by the coding sequence ATGAGCAATGCAGGTGCCTTAGCTGCGGCTTGTCTTGATTTTATTACTCCTCATGTCGTACCTGGAGTTACAACTGAAAAGCTTAATGTTTTATGTCACGATTTTATTATCAATCACCAAGCCACCCCTGCCCCTTTGAATTATAAAGGATATCCTAAATCGATTTGCACCTCTGTTAACCATGTGGTGTGTCATGGTATCCCTAGCGAACGTCCCTTGATTGAAGGCGATATATTAAATATTGATATTACCGTTATTTTAGACGGTTGGCATGGAGATACCAGCCGCATGTTCGCAGTGGGTAAAATCGCTTTAAAAGCTCAACGCCTCATCGATGTTACATATCAGGCAATGATGCTTGGCATTGCTGCAGCAATGCCAGGCAACACCTTAGGAGATATTGGTTATGCCATTCAAAATTATGTAGAAAAGCATCAGTTTTCGGTGGTTCGTGATTTCTGTGGGCATGGTATTGGCAAGGTTTTCCATGATGAACCAAATATCTTGCATTATGGATTACCATCAACTGGATTAAAACTGCAACCCGGAATGTTTTTTACCATTGAACCCATGATAAATATCGGTAAACCTGATGTAAAGATTTTGGCTGATGGTTGGACGGCCGTTACGCGTGACCGCTCTCTTTCTGCACAATATGAACATACCATTGGTATTACTGAAACCGGTGCCATAATCTTTACCCTCTCTTCCTAA
- a CDS encoding DUF2282 domain-containing protein: MIKMNKLLIASAISAAFALSACTTTDNKAHMEKCMGIAKKGMNDCKTALHACAGKSTADKQATDWIWLPEGTCAKTGGKLNR; the protein is encoded by the coding sequence ATGATAAAAATGAATAAATTATTAATTGCTTCTGCTATCAGTGCTGCTTTTGCTTTAAGTGCCTGTACAACGACAGATAATAAAGCACATATGGAAAAGTGCATGGGCATTGCCAAAAAAGGCATGAATGACTGCAAAACTGCTCTGCACGCATGTGCTGGCAAATCAACTGCTGACAAACAAGCCACTGATTGGATTTGGTTGCCAGAAGGCACTTGTGCTAAAACGGGTGGTAAATTAAATAGGTAG
- a CDS encoding DUF2282 domain-containing protein, with product MKKNFALVASAFAAALIVNSVTPVMAEETAQEKCYGIAKKGKNDCQTAKSSCAGTSTRDSQGDAWIYVPKGTCEKIVGGSLTLKK from the coding sequence ATGAAGAAGAATTTTGCACTCGTAGCTTCGGCTTTTGCTGCGGCTTTGATAGTGAATAGTGTAACCCCGGTTATGGCGGAAGAAACTGCTCAGGAAAAATGTTATGGCATTGCCAAAAAAGGCAAAAATGATTGCCAAACAGCCAAATCTTCCTGCGCTGGCACTTCTACCCGTGATAGTCAAGGTGATGCTTGGATATATGTGCCAAAAGGAACATGCGAAAAAATAGTCGGCGGTAGTTTAACTTTAAAGAAATAA
- a CDS encoding DUF692 domain-containing protein yields the protein MENDTYSPPPVYGAGIGLRYQHHEDVLHSKPRINWLEVHSENYFGGGLALDYLKKIRLDYPISLHGVGLSLGSADNLSQTHLEKFKQLIHIISPALVSEHLSWNIINGVYLNDLIPTPYTDEVLAIVSRHVDETQNYFKRQILIENPSTYLEFNVADYSEADFLSALVKKTGCGLLLDVNNIFVSSKNHRFDANEYLLKIPVEAVKEIHLAGHTKKQFKKISILLDDHGSKVDDEVWALYQRTLQIMGRKPTLIEWDSNIPALNVILEQARIAESYLEREN from the coding sequence ATGGAAAATGATACCTATTCTCCCCCGCCTGTTTATGGTGCCGGAATAGGGTTGAGATATCAGCATCATGAAGATGTCTTACATAGTAAGCCCCGGATTAATTGGCTTGAAGTTCATAGTGAAAATTATTTTGGCGGCGGCTTAGCACTTGATTATCTGAAAAAAATTCGTCTCGATTACCCAATCAGCCTGCATGGCGTTGGCCTTTCTCTTGGTTCTGCTGACAACCTATCACAGACCCATTTAGAAAAATTTAAGCAATTAATTCATATTATCTCCCCTGCTTTGGTTTCAGAACATTTATCCTGGAACATCATTAATGGCGTTTATTTAAATGATTTAATTCCAACCCCTTATACCGATGAAGTGTTGGCCATTGTTTCTCGTCATGTTGATGAAACACAGAACTATTTCAAACGACAGATCTTAATTGAGAACCCCTCAACTTATTTAGAGTTCAATGTGGCCGATTACTCGGAAGCTGATTTTTTATCGGCCCTCGTTAAAAAAACGGGGTGTGGCTTATTACTTGATGTTAATAATATTTTTGTTAGTAGCAAGAATCATCGGTTTGATGCGAATGAATATTTACTGAAAATTCCAGTTGAAGCGGTTAAAGAAATTCACTTAGCAGGCCATACCAAAAAACAATTCAAAAAAATTTCCATTCTGCTAGATGATCATGGCAGTAAAGTGGATGATGAAGTATGGGCCTTATACCAGCGTACACTACAAATAATGGGCCGAAAACCTACTTTAATTGAGTGGGACAGCAACATCCCGGCTTTGAATGTAATATTAGAGCAAGCACGTATCGCAGAAAGTTATCTGGAGCGTGAGAACTAA
- a CDS encoding AAA family ATPase codes for MNPHFFNKGFIVSALSSDSGKTVITAALINLLQKKGYKIGSFKVGPDYIDPMFHQKITQNICFNIDLWAMPQTRVHATVEYLLDHNDWVVGEGVMGLFDGSQSVGFCTVDIATLMNLPIILIVNCHRLAETILPIIQGVLNFQKQFKVAGIILNQVGSKRHEEILSKSLQEIEVPILGYLPRLNDLVLYHRHLGLHQPIDIQHFQEKFELISNLVAHYIDIDRLINIIEKTVR; via the coding sequence ATGAACCCACATTTTTTTAACAAAGGATTTATTGTCAGTGCCCTGAGTTCGGATTCGGGCAAAACAGTTATTACCGCCGCTTTAATAAATTTATTACAAAAAAAAGGATATAAAATCGGCAGTTTTAAAGTAGGGCCTGACTATATTGATCCAATGTTTCATCAAAAAATCACCCAAAATATTTGTTTTAATATTGATTTATGGGCGATGCCCCAAACAAGGGTTCATGCAACCGTAGAATATTTGCTGGATCATAATGATTGGGTGGTGGGGGAAGGGGTGATGGGATTATTTGATGGCAGTCAAAGCGTTGGTTTTTGCACGGTTGATATTGCAACCTTAATGAACCTTCCTATTATTTTAATTGTGAATTGCCACCGATTAGCAGAAACCATTCTCCCCATAATCCAAGGGGTTTTAAATTTTCAAAAGCAATTTAAGGTAGCAGGAATTATACTTAATCAGGTGGGCAGTAAGCGTCACGAAGAAATTTTATCTAAAAGCTTGCAAGAAATAGAGGTGCCAATTTTAGGATATTTACCAAGATTAAATGATTTAGTACTGTACCATCGACATCTAGGGTTGCATCAGCCTATTGACATACAGCACTTTCAAGAAAAATTTGAGCTGATCAGCAATTTGGTTGCACATTATATAGATATTGATCGGTTGATTAATATAATTGAAAAAACAGTTCGATAA